AGTGCGGCGGCGCGCATGCTGAATGTGACACCGCCCGCGTTGTCTGCCCGTCTGCGCAAACTCGAAGCGACGCTGGGGCTGGCGCTGGCGACACGCACCTCACGTCAGCTTAGTCTCACGGCCGAAGGCGAGCGGCTGGCCCGAGAAGGGTCGGCGTTGCTCGCACAACTGGACGCGCTGCCCGAGTCGTTTCGACGCGAGGATAAACGTCTCACCGGCACGCTTCGCATTTCTGCCCCGTTCGGTTACGGACGGCACCACGTGGCCCCGGTGCTGGCGCGCTTCGGGCTGTTGCATCCGGATTTGAAGCTGCAACTGGAGCTGCGTGAAACCCCGTGGCCGGACAAACACGACTCGGACGCCGTCATTCATGTGGGCGCCGTGCGCGATTCGTCGTGGATTGCCCGGCCGCTTGCGCCGAATGACCGCTGGCTGTGTGCGAGTCCCGCCTATCTGCAACGACACGGCACACCGACTGAGCCGCACGCGCTACTACAGCATCGCTGCATCTGTATTCGGGAGAACGACGAGGACGCTTCGTTGTGGCGGTTTCGACGTCGGGCGAAGACGTCCACCAAAGTTGCATCCGCGACGTCCCGGCGTGCCCCGGCACGCGACAGTGTGCGCGTGGTGCCTGCGTACACAACGAACGACGGCAGCGTCGCACGGGAGTGGGCGGAGCAGGGGCTGGGGCTGGTGCTGCGTTCCGAGTGGGACACGCGCGACGCCGTGGCGGCGGGACGTCTCGTGCGCGTGCTTGCGGACTGGGACTTCGACAGCGCACCCGTCACGCTGCTGGTGCCGACGCGTCGCGGGCGCACTGCACGTCTGCAGGCGCTCATGGCGTTTCTCGAGGAGGCGCTGGCGACGTCGGCAGCGGTGCGCCGTCCTACACGTTCTACACGTCCTGAAGGTCCTGCAGGCGCGCGGCTCTAAAGCGCTCAGGCCGGTTGATGGGAGTGCCGGGCGCTGAGGGTGCGTGCGCGGTTGGCCAGCACGCTGCACAGTACGAGCAGGATTGCCGTCATGAAGAACACCGCCGGGAGTCCGAACACCACGGCGATCTGACCGCCGATGATCGGGCCAATGACCTGCCCGCTGAATTGCGCCGACTGCAGATAACCGAGCAGTTTTCCAGTGCTACGCTCGTCCACGGCGTGACGCGCTAGCTTACCGATGGCGGGCAGCAGACCGGCCAGCGTCATCCCCATCAGCACGCGCAGCGCGGCCAACTGCCACCATTCGGTGACGAACGCCTGTGGAATCATCACCAGGGCGGTTGCGATCAGACACCCGACGATCACGCGCCAACTGCCTACGCGGTCCGCCAGCGCGCCGAGCTTCGCCGCAGTCAACATGCTGCCCAGCGCCGAGCTGGCCATGACCACACCGGCCACACGCGTGAGGTGCGCTCCGTCCACACCCAACTGACCGATGTAGACGGTAATGATCGGTTCGATGGACATGTTGGCGAGCAGCACCATCATGCCCGTGAACAAGATGGCGGCGATGATGCCCACGCGCGCTCGGGGCATGGGCGCGGTCGTGCCCGGCGTGGCTTTGCGCTTGCTGTCACGTGTGCGGTCGAAGTCTTCGCGAACGCCGAAAATCGTGAGCAGAGCAGTCACCGAGATCATGCCCGCACAGGCGAAAAAGGTGCCTCGAATGCCGAGTAAAGGTGGCAACAGACCGCCGATCAGCGGGCCGATCAGGTTCCCCGCGAGTGCGCCGGTCGAGAGTACGCCGAGCGCCCAGCCTGCACGATCGCGCGGCGCTTGCGTGCCGATCATCACCGTGGAGGCTGACGCATAACCGCCGATCAACCCCGTCAACAGACGCAACGCGACGAGTTGATAAACGTTGTGCGCAATACCGATGAGCGACGTCACGATCACCATGCCCACGGCGGCGCGAATCAGCATGGGCCGACGCCCGAAGCGGTCGGCCAGATGTCCCCAGATCGGCGCG
This window of the Pandoraea sputorum genome carries:
- a CDS encoding LysR family transcriptional regulator; the encoded protein is MIQIEDLRLIEALSQSASLSAAARMLNVTPPALSARLRKLEATLGLALATRTSRQLSLTAEGERLAREGSALLAQLDALPESFRREDKRLTGTLRISAPFGYGRHHVAPVLARFGLLHPDLKLQLELRETPWPDKHDSDAVIHVGAVRDSSWIARPLAPNDRWLCASPAYLQRHGTPTEPHALLQHRCICIRENDEDASLWRFRRRAKTSTKVASATSRRAPARDSVRVVPAYTTNDGSVAREWAEQGLGLVLRSEWDTRDAVAAGRLVRVLADWDFDSAPVTLLVPTRRGRTARLQALMAFLEEALATSAAVRRPTRSTRPEGPAGARL
- a CDS encoding MFS transporter, with translation MNPPSESTPPTASYTERNHPYWQRNLAICVFGSFTTLAGLSMLLPFLPLYVKQLGVAPESAVIQWSGVAFSATFLGTAVTAPIWGHLADRFGRRPMLIRAAVGMVIVTSLIGIAHNVYQLVALRLLTGLIGGYASASTVMIGTQAPRDRAGWALGVLSTGALAGNLIGPLIGGLLPPLLGIRGTFFACAGMISVTALLTIFGVREDFDRTRDSKRKATPGTTAPMPRARVGIIAAILFTGMMVLLANMSIEPIITVYIGQLGVDGAHLTRVAGVVMASSALGSMLTAAKLGALADRVGSWRVIVGCLIATALVMIPQAFVTEWWQLAALRVLMGMTLAGLLPAIGKLARHAVDERSTGKLLGYLQSAQFSGQVIGPIIGGQIAVVFGLPAVFFMTAILLVLCSVLANRARTLSARHSHQPA